A portion of the Paenibacillus marchantiae genome contains these proteins:
- a CDS encoding TetR/AcrR family transcriptional regulator, with the protein MNKKQIQTEQTKKKLADASRALFVQKGYKATSIEDIVAATGSSKGNIYYHFKSKEGLFLYLIDEWDREWEENWAAKEHLYHTSTEKIYGLAEQLILDDMNHPLTKAADEFFTGEKKENDIEERISLMFERHIQFNKQLVEQGIESGEFKADNADNLALILESTIIGLSQLSRGMEPEQALALYRQAASVFLYGIAKDKA; encoded by the coding sequence CGAGCAGACCAAGAAGAAACTTGCGGATGCCTCAAGAGCTCTTTTTGTGCAAAAAGGGTATAAAGCAACTTCCATTGAAGATATTGTGGCTGCGACAGGCAGTAGCAAAGGCAATATCTATTACCATTTTAAAAGTAAGGAAGGCCTCTTTCTGTATCTGATTGATGAGTGGGATCGGGAATGGGAAGAGAATTGGGCGGCCAAGGAGCATCTGTATCATACTTCTACGGAGAAGATCTACGGCTTGGCAGAACAATTAATCCTCGACGATATGAATCACCCGCTAACCAAGGCGGCAGATGAGTTTTTTACCGGGGAAAAGAAAGAAAATGATATTGAAGAACGAATATCTTTGATGTTTGAGCGGCATATTCAATTTAACAAACAATTGGTGGAACAGGGGATAGAGAGCGGAGAGTTCAAGGCAGACAACGCAGACAATCTTGCGCTCATTCTGGAAAGCACCATTATTGGACTTAGTCAGCTGTCGCGCGGAATGGAGCCAGAACAGGCTCTTGCCTTATACCGCCAGGCGGCTAGCGTATTCTTATATGGAATAGCAAAAGATAAAGCTTAA